actgcatcagaccgaagtacggaaactactgctagctaaacgggccggcattgtggccttagacccattcctactggaaggaaacccacctcgtagcctagctgctgaaGGAACTGCTCCGAAATCTGTCTGTTGTGGCTCCGActtcaccccggctacaattttCATAAGTAttctcaatcaaatactgataataatactgagggtaaaagGACTATCTTACCGTTGGCCAAAGTCAATTAATcgatcaaagtcaacattcatttgacatgactcgtcgagtccttactctcactttcttgcttctgCCCGATACTACTCATcaagtttggcatagactcgatgagttcctcttCGAAACTAACACTCaatcaatctgcatccgactcgccaagttgtatgaacaactcgtcgagttctccttcaacatatgaacactctgactatgactcgccgagttgtatgaacaactcgtcgagtctgttctcgaggcatgaagattgcctggtactcaccgagtcagggcattgactcgtcgagttcttccatgAATGAGTCTACCCTCCATCTCACTgagtccatctctcactcactggttccaTTCGGCATAACTCAAAAAAGGGAAAcaaggggactcgcgactcgactcgccgagtccgaagaacgactcgccgagtcgtatgcatGCAAACACTAAATACTCGATTCTGATCAAAACCagtccattccattcatagatctgggttctcgAGGCTTGATAACatgtaaattttccaactttacgtgtaaataacatcaaatgaaggttttagggttcaaagcacactataagagtagatctagagctttcatgtaaaatggctccataaaggtgctAGATTtaagcttctggaactcaaacctagctagatccgaaggctaatcatctcaatgagtcctctatgctactactAAGCAAGAAATGGTTCGAGAATAGCTTTAATTGCTTTAAAAAGGGgatttaagcatagaaacagaaaagggcCAAGATATACCTTACTATATTCTGAAATTCCACAAGGAtttggatctccttcttctcctcttgatctaccttcctttttCCCTAAAGATCTTCAAAGAAAATACACCAAATCTCACAAAATGCAAAGagggctctagggtttcgaagatgatgctctgaggggtgatgggggctgactagaggccccaaaagttgtttaaatagggtgcaaacccttgaaattagggtttcatccagactggcggactcgccgagtccgaaatatggactcgtcgagtcgccaacttaaacgtgctcgaaatcccgactctactcgacgagtctggctactgactcaccgagttccccttaaaacttgaagaaaaataattatataaatatcataCTAGAATTGGGGTGTTACACATAAATATTGTTACCAGGTTGGTTTGGCCCGGATATCAACAGAGTCAACATCATGAATTTTCTTGACATACACAAATAAGGGGGTagattatatgttattaggataacCGGCCAACAACTATGCTTGGAACTTAATGACTTGTGAGGATTGATACCATCAGCAGACAAGGCTAATCTAAGATTTCGTTTTTCTTGTCCGAATTCTTTCCACATGTTATCAACAAGCTTCCAAGAAGGGGTATCGCGAGGATGAGTAAGCTTCCCTTGTTGACCCGACCTTGTGCGCGTATGCCAAGTTAAGTCATGTGCAATTTGTGGtattgaaaacattctttaaaTCTAGGGATGATAAGAAAAATACCACAAAACTTTTGAAGGTACGTTTTTGGTATTCTTCTTCCAACGAGAAGTGCCACAAGTTGGACATTGAGAAGCATGTTTATGTTCTTTCCAGAATAGAACACAATCATTTTCACATGCATGAATCTTCTCATATTGTAGGCCTACTACTTTTAGCAACTTCTAGGACTCATATATCGAGCTAGGGATGGTATTGTTTGATGGTAAGATATCTTTTAGGACAGACAACAAAGCATCAAAACTAGCATCATACCATCCAAACTGACCCTTCAAATGTTGGAATTTCAATAATCCACTAAGTGCATTATACTTTGACCCTACATAAAGTGGCTTATCACATTCTTCAAGAAGTGATTTCAATGACTCAGGTTCTTCGTCTATATATTTGAAGGCATCATGTAGCATATCCTTTGTATAAATAGCATCAGGAGGAATGGAATTGTTAGGGCATCTAGAATCACTCTTGGGTTGTTTTTCTCCATGGAAAGACCAAATCTTATAATTTTCATCGAAGCCATAGGAAAACAAATGATAGCGGACATTATCAATTGATTGGTGACACAAATTGATGCAATTTACACAAGGACATGGAATAACATCTAACATTGGATTATTACTTTGTGCAAACTCTAGAAAAGCATTCACGCCTTCATCATATGCATTTGATAATCTACTAGAGGAAATCCATGATTTATCCATTAAAAATTGTTTCCAACCTACATAATTATATACCATTTAAAGCAACAATGATTATACATGTATAGGGACAAAAACTGTGCAAAAACAAAACTGTACATGGTCCAAAACTGTACAGGGACGAAAAAAACTGTACAGGGACAAAAAAAAACTGTACATGGGCCAATCTTGAAGAGAATTGCTACCATGAGCAATGGAAAAAGCTTTCTGGGATGGAATCTCAGATTCTATAAAACAAGAAAAGTacactttatttctttattttccagttaatatttaacttttatttatttatttatatatattttttttatgtcatCAGTTATGTAATTAAAGTTGTCTTTTTATCTTTTTCTGTATTGACTTGAGCAGCTATGTGATGCAATGATTTTCAACCATGACCCACCAAAATGTTTTGATTACTGGGTAATGTATACATTTATTGGTGATATTTTTTATGTTCATAATTTGCTAAATagcattattttttatttttcactatAGTTCTGGTTAGTAATACAGATTTATATTGCCTCTTTACAGGAATGTGGTGGTTCATCTCATCATGGCATGGGTTGTAGTGCACTTATGTCAAATGTCATCTCAGGTATATTCTTAGTTGAATCTTTTATAAACAAATTTTGTTAATATTTATGCTTCTTTATTGTTATAGTTTCAAATACTCCATttgtttatataatataatatacccTTCAGATATTGTGTTAtctgatattttttttatatgttttttatttttttaacatgatAGATAAAAGAAATCCTCAAATGGGCCTCGTTGTTAAAATGAAGCACAATGGCCCACATATGAGTTGTTCACTTTcagtttctgttgtatgtgattcATATCAAGTTCATGTTGTTATGTTAATGAAGGAAGTAAGAGATAATATAAGAGGGTAGTGTTATTATTAGGGGTATTTTGGgcatttcataatattattttctATTGTATGTGATTCATATCAAGTTCATTTTGTAGTTGTTGAGTTCACATAGTTTGGACATGAAATATCTTGGGGGAATCATGGAGaattaggggtattttgggtatttcatAATATTAGTTTGTTATGCCAGATAGTATAAGAGGGTAgtgttattatttatttttctggCAAAAAGATAGTTTTCTTCTGCTTGTGATGAGTTCTTTTTTAATGTAAAGAGCTGAAAATTGCATACACTATAGCAAACATAGAGCGTGAAGGTGTTGTGAGTTCAAGAATATCACCATTAGCACAAGTATAATGTTTTTCATATCTATTTACTGAATTGCCCTTATCTATTTCCATCCATTCATTTGATAGATATCTATTTAAAAGGacaagaaagtaaaaaaaaaaaaaaaaagttcctCTCTTATAACACATGTGCACCCAAGACCCGCATCTTTATATGACACaatagaaaatgaaaaataaaaaacttatgtACCCTAAaaaatagatatatatatataaatagtaCCTTTTCTTatctgagtatgtggaatatcGGTGTAATTTACAGCAAAAACTGTTGCTTTATCACCCTTTGAGGCTGCAGCAAGTAACAAAAAAAATTGTAACTCATTGTAACTATATGCATATTGCAATGCACAATTATGAAAAAAATTAACGAACATTAGCATTTAGCAAGTTATGTGTGAAGGAAGGTTGACATAATGCAAGCTTGGATATTATACATTAAACTAATTCAAACATGCTATCATCACTTTACCACATAAGGTACTAACACATTTAAGAGTATGATACTTGAATATGCAGCTTATTGAATGATTAATAACACATCTAAGCACATAATATAATAACTACATGAGGTGTTAGTGGGGAGTACATGTTTTCTTGCGTGCATGTTATACGATCTACTGTTTTCACATTTCAAATGAAGTCATCATCCCCTTTGCTTTTCATTTGATTGGTCAAACTCATAAACAGAAGCTCTTTTGAATTGCAAAATAAGCTCTAATTAAATCATCTGGATCAAATCTCTTTAAAACAAGGAAAAAACATCCAGACTAAGCAAAAGTAAGAGAAGGCTTGGAACAACATGCACACGGTTTTAACAAGTTGGGGCATTCTTTATCATAACTGGTGCAACCTTGTAGTTATATATTTTTCCTTCTTCTTGGCAAGAGCCAAATGTTGTAACTTCACTAGCACAAGATATTAACATTTTACAGAAACAAAATTATGCCTGAATTAATGTCCTAGAACATCCCAATTCATTTGGTATGTGATTAAGAAGGCTAATGAGAAGTGTACTATATATACTACATGAAGAGCTTTTAAAAGAGAAGAGTCCTGAGAAGAGTATTTTCAAAtattttatcatataataagaTACTAGTGAGTTGTATAAATCATGATTATATCACATTCCGCCATATTTGGGTTAGGGTACAGGTAAAGAGACTAGTGGTGAAGAGATTGGGTTTTAAAGAAATATCGAGgaaaaaatgaattatttctaatataaaatatgtgtttgtttatgttcAACTTTAGGTGAATGACTTACTTTCTAACGATCATCCATGGAAGTTAAGTGTAGAACTCTTGTTGATGTTCAAAGTTGTGAAGCAGAAACCCCATGAAGCATTTATTTGAGAGTTGGATTGAAAGCAGAAGAAAGAATAGAGAACTCTAAGAAGTTGAAAACAGAGTACATGTAAACTTGATTGTGTATCTTGACTTGGTTTATATTACCAATTTATGTCAATAGGAAGGTTTTATATGATGTGTTATTCTATAATTATTCCATGCCTTCAAAAATGTTTGATATAATATTTCAGTTGATTGGTGTAGAATTTTTACTAGTTTTACATTTTATTACAGCACTGTCAAGCTTTTGGATTCTTATGTACCATGTTAGCAGCTGGTGGAGATGATGATGACATTATACTTATCAACACCATAGATGGATCAGTTGCCAGGGTTTTAAAAGGACACAGAGGATCCATCACATCCATATCTTTTCATCCCAAAAGGGAATACTTAGCATTTGTCGATTCATTTGGAACTGTTATAATCTGGGAGCTCCAATCCGGTACAACACTCCACACCCTAAAAAACATTTCCCATAATACCCCTCCAGATTTCACAGCATTATCCGCACTCTCCTGGAGTCCAGATGGCGAAATGCTAGCTGTTTCTGGTTTAAAAAATGATGTTGCTATGTATGATAAAGACACAGCTGAAAATTTTTTCAAATTAAGAGGTGAACACACACAACCTGTGTGTTTTTTAACCTTTTCActtaatggaaagtacattgctacATCTGGATTTGATAAACATGTTTTGATATGGGATGTAACTAAGACACAAGACATTGAAAGACATAATTTTGAGGAAGTGATATCTTCTATGACATGGAAGCCACATGGGAATGCATTAGTTGTTATTGATGTTATAGGAAAGTATGGTGTTTGGGACTCTATTGTCCCATCATCCATGGCATCACCTACAGAAGGGAGGCCCACTTTGGATTCAAAGAAAAATGATGGTTTGTTTTTCttcgaagaagaagaaaaagagattaGTACATCTGGAAGCATGAGTGATcatggtgaagaagaagaagatatttttataaattcTGAGCAACCTACAAGAAAAAGATTGAGGAATTTCAAATATGATGAAGATTCAAATGATCATTGGTGGACAAGGGTTTGCATTGGCTGTTTGTCACTGCACTACAAAGTTCAGTAGACTATTGCATAACTTTTAGACAAGAACCATTTCTATTTAGTGATTATTTTCTAAGCTTGAGAGGATACGGATTGAAAAGTGTAGAGTATGTTCAACTTTATGAATTAAAAAGGAAGCCAAAAGGTCAAAATGACAGATTTGGTCAAAAAGACCAAAACTGTCAAAATTGACCAAAATGCTCAAATGACTAGAAATTCTAGTTTGAGAGAATTCAACCACATTTATTTACATATAAGAAGTTTGTGAAGAAGTTCATAAATTGAAAAGGAGACCCAAATGGTCAAATTAAtagatttgataaaaaaaaaagaaaaaggcaAAAATGTCAAAATTAACCAAAATGGTCAAATGACCAATTTTGGGAGCATAAAACTACATTATAAATATATAGAATTTGTAACTTAGACAGTGATGCTTCATGAAGCTCATCTTGGGAAGTTTAAATCTgaagtacaaaaaaaaaagaaacataatGGTTGTTAGGATAGACAGTGATGCTTCATGAAGCTCTATTGAAGAACTTTCTCATAGGATTCTGAATCTTCACCAGATTGAATCACTGTATGAGGTATCGATCCAAATTGTGGCACTGAGTAAACTAAAACAAAATTAAGATCCAGGGTACCAACAAACTTAAGAAAAAAACAGAAAACTAAAGGGTATTaggttagtttttttttatcttgatttagttttaatttttaggTGTTGATTGAATTTAGTTAGGTCAAGATTAAggcaaaagagtcattttactttAAAACCTTTTTATTAATGTCATCGGTGCCAGAGACAAACCTTGTAGCAAAACTAAATTTGATTGTTAATTAGTTGTGGTTTTTTTTATTATACACAATATTTTGCTAATGTTTGTAAGAAATAATTTTATTTCTCACAGGGTTTGATGAAACTGGAAGTAGAGAAAAGAAGGTCAACAAACAGAAGGTGAAACCAGTTGAAAGAACTGAGCAACTTGAGGCTATGGATGTAGAGCTTGACATGAACGAAACGGATAAATCTGGCCAAGTAAACAAGACTAATCTTTTTGGATTACTTAGAGATGATGCTGGACAGTTGAAAGAACTTGAGGGGAAGACTCTTGTTTTAAGCACCAAAGAAGAGCCAAAGTTTGAAGAACCTAAAGAGAAACATCTCACAGGGGAGTTTGATAAAGATGAAGTTTGAGGGATTTTTCGTCTCTTTTCTCAGGTCACTGACATTATACTTAAACGGTTAGCCAATTCTTTCTTCACCTTGAGGACAAGGTGAAAGTTTGGGATAAAAGGCAGACCAAATGTTCGCAAGATGAAAAAAGGGGATAAAAACATTACATACAACTTGAGAAGCTTGAGATTTTACCTTGTGTTCAACTTGAGAAGCTTCGGTAGGTGAGAAAACCTTGAATGTGTTCAAATTAGCATCAGATTCATGGCTACCAGGCGCTTCTTCCCCTTGTGTCGACTTTCTTCTGATCTTTCTCTTCTGTTACTTGCTTCTCTGGCCAACCGGGAAGTTCACTTTGCCTAAATCGTTTCAACAGGAACACCTTAATCGGACCTAGGGCACGTAATTTGAGTAGTCTCCAATGATGTCAGTTGAGCCCAAGGTCATCGGCGAGGCGAAATCAACCGGAGGAGAAGTAACCTAACGTCGGAGGAGGAGACATTGTCTGCAAGGGGAGGCGAGTCGAGGTCTCAGAGTCGATCGATTGTAGAGAGTGAAGTGACTGATCAACAGTGAGTGTTAGGATATTTTATTTGTAGCCTCGATTATTGTGACAAGAGACGCGCgcctttcattaaaattataatgcgaCATTTATTGAGAAGACGCACATTTTACATAAAACGCCCTCTGTGTTTTTAAGTTTTTtacattagacactaatttaagggcacgcaataatgcgcgacctatatccttaaattttttgaagagatgacacttttttaatgtcactctcttttacataacataaatcaacgagtatcgtgttttgcgcgtcgtaaaagggtctttttcttgtagtgatcggTCGGAGGGTTTAGAGGAGCAGTGGTGAAGGTGAGGAGGGGAGCGGAGAGGGGAGGCAGGGGTGAAAGGTTATTGTTTCCGCTGGTAGGGAGCCGATTTTTAGCGTGAATAAGTACCACCTAGCATTGTTGTCTCTCACCAATGATTTCTATATAGATCGTTGCATCTGATATCAAGTGTGTGTTTTACTTTGGTTCAATTGAAGTTTCAAAGGAACATGAGGCTAGGGCTCTATTACTGTTTCTGGTGGTAGAGACATGAAACAAAATGAGAAATGGGAAAAAGGTTTCTATTAATTTTCCAGAGCTTGGATCTGCCGAAGAAGATGACCAAAGATGTCGCCGAAGTTTTGCGTCCGCTGAAAGTCGCCAAAGGTGGAACTAAAACCCCCAAACCAGGTTTTACATGCTATTACAGATAGTAATGGTATGTTTTAAACAAATAAACAAGTTTAAGGGTTTACTGtgcatcaaaaaaaaattaagtgacCAAATATATATAAAGAGTATAATTGGTTactctttcaagtcattatctctAAAAATTTCCCCTTTAGAAGGATGTTGTACACTTAATGGGCATTTTTAAACGTCTAAAATACTTTGAGGGACCAAAGCGATACAAATTGATCCAACTTGGgccaattgaaaaaaaaatggaCTTGAAATAATAGAAAATCACAAATTACATGGACCTTTTTGGAGTATTCTCTCAACAAACTAAGGAAAGATAAGAAGGCCATcttaatttaaatttgaaataaacaaaataattaaaataaagcaGAAATAAAGAGTCAAAATTACGTTTCAATAATTATTCCGAAAATCCATCAACAAACATGATTTCTCCATCTCACCCACATTTATATTCTAATTTCTCTCACTTCCTCAACATCTTTCGTTATATATATCTATAAACACACACAGTCACACACACACATTGATCATCTTTCATCGAGTGAGAACATTTCGAGAGAGAAAATGGCAGCTTCTTCTACTATTGTGTGTTTTGGAGAGATGTTGATCGATTTCGTACCCGACGTCGCTGGAGTCTCTTTGGCTGAGTCTCAGGGATTCCTTAAGGCCCCAGGTGGTGCTCCCGCTAACGTCGCTTGTTCCATTGCAAAGCTAGGTGGCTCCGCGGCTTTTATCGGCAAGGTACTTATCATAATAATTTTCATATATTATTTTAATCGATGTGGATTCCATCGATCAATGTTGTTCTTGAATGATTTAGTGGACATTTATTGATCAATGGTTTTAGGGAGTGATCAATGTTCCTATTTTATTATACCAAATTGTTTTGCATGTAATAATTGCATATAATGGGCAGGATCCCCCAAAATGCATTATGATTAATTTATATAtttcatttataataataataatagtaataataataaagcGACAGATCTACTACTACACTAACGTCTTTATGAATCAAAGTTGTTCTTGGATGACTTATAATGTAATGCACATCTAAGGATCAATGATTTTACGTAGTGATTATTGTTTTAGTATTTTTATTTCTGTAAAAGTTGTTATCCATCGTTAATCTATATGAGTTTAATGCTGTTCTTGGATGATTTATAAATTAACTGACATTTATGGATCAATGGTTTTACGGATTAAATTTTGCAAATTGGACATTAATGGATTGATGGTTTTGTGGCGTAACAATCTGATTTTTTAATCAATATGGGTATGTAGAAActttaatatgaaataatatgaaTAGATGCATTTGATTGATGTAAAGTGCAGGTTGGGAAAGATGAATTTGGATTCATGTTGGCTGACATTATAAAGAAAAACGGAGTGAATGCTGATGGTGTGTTGTTTGACGAGCATGCAAGGACAGCTTTAGCATTCGTGACACTTAAGAAAGATGGTGAGAGGGAATTCATGTTCTATAGGAATCCTAGTGCCGACATGCTCCTAAAAGAATCGGAGCTTAAAATGGACATAATCAAGCAAGCCAAGATCTTTCATTATGGCTCCATCAGTCTCATCACTGAGCCATGCAGATCTGCCCACATGGCAGCCATGAAGGCCGCCAAGCAGGCTGGGGTCTTGCTTTCATATGACCCCAATGTCCGCCTTCCCTTGTGGCCTTCTGCTGAGGCCGCTAGGCAAGGCATCAAAAGCATCTGGAACGAAGCTGATTTCATCAAGGTAGTTTATTATTGACACTATGATAATTATTTCAATTCCTTTGGGAATGACAAATTTACAATATGAATTTTATTTGTTGTGGTTTTTGGGTGTGAAAAGACAAAAATTGCCCTTTTTATTTATGTGTAGGTGAGTGATGACGAGGTGGAATTCTTGACACAAAAGAAATCtaatgatgaggaagccgtgaAGAGTTTATGGCATGATGGTCTTAAGCTTATGGTTGTTACGGATGGCGAAAAGGGTTGTCGATATTACACCAAGGTATGTGATAccgattttttttcattttgcttTTAATATATGTGACATTAATTTACTCACAATTCacaaatgttattttattttgtagAGCTTCAAGGGAAAAGTGCCGGGATACTCGGTGAAAACAGTCGACACAACAGGAGCAGGAGACTCTTTCGTAGGCTCGTTGCTTGTTTCCATGGCCAAAGACACTTCCATTTTCACGGTAAGAAGAAATCCATTTCGTTTTTACaggttttgatggaattggtatGCAACATGGTTCAAATTATATCAGTCTTTCTCTTTCCAAAAATATTCTGTAAAGGAAACACGTAGTAGCCTAAAATATATATTCCAAACACtggttgttttatttttttgaataaatcaTAAATGTAGGATGAAGCGAAGCTGAAGCAGGCACTAGCATTTTCGAATGCTTGTGGGGCGATATGCACAACAAAGAAAGGAGCCATCCCTGCACTACCTTCCGTATCCGATGCCCAATCTCTCATGTCCGCTTCCAAGTAGAGAATAAAAAAAACCCTACGTGTGATTGTTTTGTTTTTTGCAACATTGTTTTCAATGGTCTCTTAGTTTTTTAGATTGCTTTTTCTTGGTTTAGGTTATTGATTTCAAAAGGCCATGTGTTTGGAccttgtttttgttttgttttgttttgacaATTCAAAAGGTAAATAACAATATCTTGTTCTGCAATCACAACAGAACAAGCTTATATTATTATCATTTTCGGCCCATATCCCATCCAAAACGGATGGGCTTTTtgtgagtgtggaatggatgtaaTCATGATTGATATTGATGTTATTAGTGTGTAATGCAAGACTATATTTGTTCAACAACAGACTTTTTAGTTTTTACTACAACTAAAACAAATTTGCAAGAACAAATCCAACTTAAAacttgccaaaaaaaaaaaaaacaaagttagGTGCTTGTCACAACTAGACTGGAATGGAGTAAGACTGGACCAGTTTTTTAGTGTAGTTTCAGAGGACCTTGTAAAAGATCGGACAAAAAATGACAATTACAGGTCCCAATCTCGGTCTCTACAAACAACTATAGACTAGAATATGAGAAATAAGGTATAAATAAATTGGCAATATgtaaaaacactaaaaatggaCCAACACCTCATCATTTCCAAAGCTTATGTGTACAATGTACAATAAAACAAGAATTTTACATATGTTTTTTCCTTTGTATTTCTCTTTTTTTTACCACCTCATTTCTTTTTATCTCTATCGACTTAAAACCAAAGCGAATCGGATGTTATTATTCTGTTGTACATGGAGACGGAGGTATAATTACACCACACCGGTTCTTGTTCGGGTTTTTACAAATGAAACCCAacaaatgagaaaaaggtccaatTCTTGTTAAACTGTTACATGCTCATGGCTTTTGATGaggtttcttcttctccttccacCAATTGCCCATCAGCTTCCTGCTGCATTCACCACAAAAGTTCATTTCAGATAAGACTCCATTGAAACTAAAAAGATGTGTGAAATTCCATACCATTTGTTCTTTAGATCTTGTTTTTGCAAGATAATTTTCTAACGCGCCATCACCACGGAGTATTTTTCCCCCACATCCTGATAAACAAGAATCTACTGACCCAACTGATTCCTCATCAATCACAACCGCATCCACTCGATCCTTTCCTGTTTTGGCGTCGGGAAtctgattttgtttttttttaagaagaaaaaaaataaggaaTATTTTTATTGACATTTATGGTGAGTAAATGACGAAAAAGCCCTGCATACCTCGTACATAGAGTCGGTTAGAAGAGTTTCGAGTATGGCTCTTAACCCTCTGGCACCTGTGTTCTTGGCCATTGCCTTTTGAGCAATTAATCTTTGTGCCTTTTCTGTGAAATGTAGTTTCACCTACAGTTCACCAAACATAATTAATTACCAACAAACAAACAACTCAAACTAAACTAAGCTGAAatgtattttcttttctttttttaactTAATAGACTTTATAGGGACAGATCTTAGGGCCTGTTCCTTTTCTTTTCCCATTAAATGTTGTATGAGtctatgagaaaaaaaaaaaagactttctTTTTCAACTGAATGAAGTGCTTACATCGTTCATCTGAAACAATTTCTTATATTGCTTCCCGAGAGCATTCTTAGGTTCCATAAGGACCTGTCATACAAGTAAATCATCAAAACAATAATAATTACGTCTTTGGGTTGTGAAAAGAATAAAATCCTAAAACAAAATCAAACAGAGAAGTTTTGAGTGATAAAGCATACCTGAACAAGTTGATCTTCGGTTAGAGCTGACAAACTTACTAAAATTGGAAATCGTCCTATGAACTCGGGTATGAGTCCATAGGCTATAAGATCACTACTTTCAACCTGAAAACAAAAAGGATAAAACCAATAATATATAATTcctcattattagaaagaaaaaaataaataaataaagacatTTGCTGCTTACAGATTCAAGTAAAGATGATGTGACTGCAGCATTTGTGAGTGCACTGTTTCTCATGTTAGCACGAACAGGCGCTCCAAAACCTATTGAAGAGTCCTGCCGTctgaaatttaaaaataaaaaaataaaaaaaaaatgattttacatTTAAACCCTTCAACTTATAGTTGTTAtatagtgaaagcatttccagATAACATCCTACATTCCTACCTTGAACATTATATTTTGGAAAATTTGTGAATTATATCAAATCTCATCCGGATAGAAAGCAATTTTTACTGTTGTAATTGAGTGAATGTTTGTTTTAAAGTGGGTATTGATTGAAAATAGAGTAGtagattaataagaaaaaaaagttgCACAGAAAGAAATGA
The genomic region above belongs to Lactuca sativa cultivar Salinas chromosome 4, Lsat_Salinas_v11, whole genome shotgun sequence and contains:
- the LOC111894335 gene encoding fructokinase-2 yields the protein MAASSTIVCFGEMLIDFVPDVAGVSLAESQGFLKAPGGAPANVACSIAKLGGSAAFIGKVGKDEFGFMLADIIKKNGVNADGVLFDEHARTALAFVTLKKDGEREFMFYRNPSADMLLKESELKMDIIKQAKIFHYGSISLITEPCRSAHMAAMKAAKQAGVLLSYDPNVRLPLWPSAEAARQGIKSIWNEADFIKVSDDEVEFLTQKKSNDEEAVKSLWHDGLKLMVVTDGEKGCRYYTKSFKGKVPGYSVKTVDTTGAGDSFVGSLLVSMAKDTSIFTDEAKLKQALAFSNACGAICTTKKGAIPALPSVSDAQSLMSASK